The nucleotide sequence TCTACCCGTCAGCAGCCAGAGCAAGGGGAATTTCTATGTATGCCGACGGTTGAGCGTATAGGCAACTGACGCGAATTGGCCAACAAAACAGAGATGAATTGTCTTATAAGCAGGAACTCTTTTTACAACAAAATATGGAATACAGAAAACTGGGTGAGTCGGATTTGAGCGTTTCGGTCATCACTTTCGGTGCCTGGGCGGCCGGTGGCTGGATGTGGGGCGGTACTGAACGCAAAGAAGCGGTTGATGCTATCAGAGCCGCCTACGATCTGGGCGTAACCTCAATTGACACGGCACCCATCTACGGGCAGGGAACCAGCGAGGAAATTGTTGGGGAGGCCATCAAAGGAATTTCCCGCGACAAAGTGCAGATACTGACTAAATACGGAATGCGCTGGGACCTGGCTAAAGGCGATTTTGGCTTCAAAAGTCAGGATAACCAGGGCAATCCGATCGACGTCTATAAGTACTCGGGCAAAGAAAGCCTCATCAAAGAATGTGAGGATAGCTTAAAACGGCTGGGCACCGACTATATCGACCTATACCAGATGCACTGGCCCGACAAAACCACCCCCATCGAAGAAAGCATGGAGGCTGTTCTGCGGCTAATCGAGCAGGGGAAGGTCCGGCAGGCGGGTGTCAGCAACTACAACGTTTCGCAGATGCAGCAGGCCGAGAGCGTGCTTAAGCTGTCGGCCAATCAGGTGCCGTTTAGTATGCTTAACCGGGGGATCGAAGACGAGCTTGTGCCGTACTGCCTTGAACATAATAAGGCCATTCTGGCCTATAGCCCTATGGAACGGGGTCTGCTGACGGGTAAGATTAAGCCCGGTCATCAGTTTGCCGAGGGCGACCACCGGGCCAATTATCGCTTCTTCAAAGAAAAGAACATCGAAGAAACCGATCGGTTTCTGCAAGCTATCAAACCCCTGGCCGACAGCAAAAACGCCAGTCTGAGCCAGCTGGTCATTCGGTGGACCATCGAGCGGCCGGGGATTACGGTGGCGCTCGTTGGGGCACGTAACGCAGAACAGGCGGTCCAGAATGCCAAAGCAGTTGATATTCAGTTATCAGCCGATGAGCTGAAGTTTATCAATCAGCAACTGGGCGAACTGGAGCTAGTGTAAACCCAATTTGTTTATCAACACGAAGCCGGTACGTCTGTATCGGCTTCGCTGTTTTCAGACCCTTACGAGATTGTTAAGCCTGCTACAGTAGGTAAATCTAACGGTTATTTCCTGGTTAATAAGGCGGCCTTGCCGGTGTTGCAGAAAACCAAGGGGAACGTAGTGAAGGCGGGTTCAGAGGCTGGTCATATGGGCGAACCGCAGGCGGCTCCATATGGTGGTACGAAAGGCTTAGCCATTGAACAGGCGCATTTTGGGGTGCGGAGCAATATTGTTGCGCCGGGACCGGTGGATACAGCCTGGACGCATGCCAGCACCGGACCGATGAGTCCCGAAATGGAAAAGTCGACGACGGCGGGTACGCTGATGGGTCGCCGGGGTACGCCCGAAGAGATTGCCAATGTGTATTTGTTCGTAGCGTCCGACGAAGCGTCGTACGTAACGGGCGCTATCTATTACGTGGACGGTGGAACAACTATCGCCAGGGGACCCATGGGCGAAAAAGCCGCAGACAGTATGAAGAAAGAACCGCAGGGTGAGCTGGACCTACAGCACTCGATGGATGGGAATACGTCTGTGAACGGGTAAGCCCGTAAACGAGCTAAATAAGGTGCCGGTTGCTACAGCGATAGCGGCTGGCACCTTATTTTGTGCCGGAGATCACCCCTTCGTGAATTAATAACAAACCATGCGATGCGATTCTGGATTACTCTCGTTTTAGTAGCCTTCTTTCTGAATACTCATGCGCAGACCATGACCGTTAAGGGCCGATTTTTATACACGGCTGCCGACGAAAAAGTGGTGCTGCGAGGAATTAACGAAATGTTTATCTGGTCGAAAGACCACACCGGTGCAAGCATCCTGCCCGAAATTGCCAAAACCGGCGCCAACGCCTGCCGCCTGGTCTGGACTACGCAGGGCGAACCCCGCCAGCTGGATCGGTTGATTGGCAACTGCATCCGTCACAAAATGATCCCGATTGTGGAACTGCACGATGCTACCGGCGACTGGAGCAAACTGCAACGCTGCCTGGATTACTGGCAGCGGGACGACGTAAAGGCCGTGATGGCGAGGCACAAAAAATGGGTTCTGCTCAATATTGCCAACGAAGTAGGGCATGTAACCCGACCGGATACCTTTCGGCTGGCGTATACAAACGCCGTTTCGCAGCTTCGCCAGGCTGGCTATGAAGTGCCTCTATTGATCGATGCGTCAACCTGGGGGCAGGACGAAACCAGTATTCTGCAAACCTGGTCGGCCATCCGGAATGCCGATTCCCTGAAAAACTGCATGTTCTCTGTACATACGTACTGGCGGCAGAACGCCCAGACCCGGCTGGACAACCTGATCCGTCGGGTCATCGCGGATGAGATTCCCCTGCTGTTTGGCGAAGCGCCCCAGCCGAAAGTTGGGCAGACCTGTTCAACCGATTTTCCGTATGTAAGTCTGATGCAGCAAAGCCAGCAGAACGGCATCGGCTGGCTGGTCTGGTCGTGGGGCGCGGTCAACAATGGCGACTGCGGCCGACCCAACAGCGCGTTTGATATTACAACCGACGGCCGCTACGGCAACTGGGAGCATCCCTGGAACCGCGACGTAGTAATTGATAATCCATATAGCATCCAGAAAACAGCTGTCCGGCCAGCCTCCATTCTGAAGCAGTCCGACTGATACGCGAAGCGCCGTCCAGACACAAATCAAACACTTTACGGTCGGAAACGGTAGTTAATACTCAACCGTTCATTAACCGAAAAACACTATGCGTTGGATAGGAGGCCGTGAAAGCGGCAATGTCGAAGACCGCCGGGGAAGCGGTGGGGGAGGTTTGCTCGTCGGCGGTGGAATTGGCACCGTTGTGGTAGCCTTAATTGTCATGCTGCTGGGGGGCGACCCGTCAGAAATTCTGAATCAGCGGTCATCCAGTCAGTCGGCGGCTCAGGCGCCTACGGGCCCGCAGTCCGACGACGCAGCGGCCAGTTTTACCCGTAAGGTGCTGGCCAGCACGGAAGATGTCTGGACAAAGCTGTTTGCCGAACAGGGGTCTCAGTACCGCAAGCCGACGCTGGTCATGTTCCGGGGCGTTACGCAGTCGGGCTGCGGCACGGCGCAGGATGCAATGGGCCCGTTTTACTGCCCGCTGGACCAGAAAGTATACATTGACCTGTCGTTTTACGATGAACTCGCCCAGCGGTTTCAGGCACCGGGCGACTTTGCGATGGCTTATGTTGTGGCGCACGAAATTGGCCACCATGTGCAGAAGCAATTAGGCATCATGGACCAAACCGATGCACTTCGCCAGCGACTGAGCCGCACGGAATACAACCGGGTTTCCGTCCGGCTGGAATTGCAGGCCGATTTCTTTGCCGGCGTATGGGCGCATCACGCACAGGGGCAGAGTATTACGCTGGATGCGAATGATGTTGAATCAGCCCTTACGGCCGCCAATGCCATTGGCGACGACCGGATTCAGCAGCAGACTCAGGGCCGCGTGGTACCCGATGCCTTTACGCACGGTTCGTCGGCTCAGCGCGTGTACTGGTTCAAGAAAGGGCTTAAAACCGGCGACCTCAGCCAGGGCGATACATTTAACAGCCGCGAAGACGCGGATCTGCAGTGATGCGATACATCTTTTAGACAACGGCCCGATGACGCTCGTCATCGGGCCGTTGTGTTTTCTACGCTCAGTAATCTCCCGTTCGGGACTAATAATATAACGATTCTGCTCCGTTCTGGTAGTCGGTAAGAATAAGGGATTGTGATTCATTTTTCGCTCATGTTTGTCATCCATCAACCGGCAGTAGCCATTTGTTTTTGCCTGCTCACGATGCTGTTCTGGGGTTCCTGGACAAACGCGCAAAAATTCGTTACCAAAACGGCTCCGCTTTACGTTTTCTACCGCGACTATGTGTACGGCATTCTGGCTGCTTCGTTGTTGCTGGCCTTTACGTTAGGCAGTTTTGGGTCGCAGGGACGTTCGGTGCCGGAAGATATTCAGCAGGCCGAGGGGCGATCTATTTTGCTGGCGCTGGCGGGTGGGATCGCCTTCAACGTTGGCAATCGGCTGCTCACGGTTGGGATCAGCATGGCCGGTATTGCGATTGCCATGCCCGTAGGAACCGGACTGTCGCTGGCTATTGGTCTTGTGGTGAACTACCTGGCCGAACCCAAAGGGAGCGTGGCTCTTCTGTCTCTTGGCGGAGGGGCAATCATTGCGGCCATGATTTTCAGCGCGCTGGCTTATAAGACCAAACAGGAAGGGGCCGACGATGCTGACTCCTCTTCGAATGGTAACCGGGGCATCTGGATTGCCTTGGCCGGGGGCTTAGCCGCTGGGTTTTTCTTTCGGCTTGTTTCGGAAGCGATAGCTACCGATCTGATCCGGCCCGAAGCCGGACTTCTGACGACTTATACCGGGTTTGCCCTGTTCGCTATCGGTCTGAACCTGTGCAACCCGCTGGTGGAGTGGCTCGTGCGAAAATTCGTTCTGCCCGACGAGGACGGTCAGCCAGATTACCGGCATGTGGGCCGGCGCGAACATCTGGCGGGTCTGGGGGGCGGCCTTATCTGGGGGCTAGGTATGAGCACGCTTTTACTGGGTGCCAAGCAGGCCGGTGATGCCGTTTCCTATGGGCTGAGTCAGGGAGCAACCATTGTTTCAGTGCTCTGGGGGCTGTTTGCCTGGCATGAGTTTAAAGACGCTCCTGCCAAAGCAAATCGCTACCTCTGGCTAATGGGTGGGTCTTACGTTGCCGGTCTGGTCCTAATTGTGCTGGCCCGTTCAGGGGGGTAAGGGAGCCGTGGTATCCCGGCCTTTGTCTTATACCGAATCGCCCCCGTTGCTTTGAAACCAAAGCAACGGGGGCGATTCGTCTAATAGAAATTGCCTGCTGTCAGGCCGGGCGCTTACTGAATTGAGATGGCCCGAGTGACCTTGGCAATCGGCGCTTTGGTGGCTACGTTGATCTGGCGAACCTCTTCCGTGGTGCCGTCGGTGATGACCAGTTGGTACTGGCCGTCCGGCAGGCCTTTAATGTCGAACCGGGCGCGGTACTGGCTTTCTTTCTTCGCAATGGATTCCTGAGCGATCAGATGCCCGCGCTGGTCGAGCAGCCGCACCTGAACTACATGACTTTTTTCTTTGTCAATGGCTACCCGCAGATCGTTGGTGGTTGAGATGTACACCGACGACTGGAACGATGCTGAACCCGTGGGGTTAGTGGCAGGAGCCGCAAAGGCGCTGGCGGAAAGGGCAATCAGTAAGGAAGCAACTAAGGTTTTCATGGTATTTGATGTTTATCGGGAAGGCCCGTGGTTAAATGGATTTAAAAATGTTGGCCGGCTTTTCCGCCGGTTAATGGATCAAAGCTACAATCCGTCAGAGGGGGAGCGCTATGGATAGTCGCTGAAGCCGCCAACAAGGCTGAAGAACGGTTGATTTCATTGGATGAATTGAAAGTTTAACCAAACGGCCTTCAATTGGAGTGTAGCCTAATTTCAACTGGTGGATCGAGTTTCAAGGCCAGTTTTCGCATTCATTCAGGATAACCGGCTGCACAGAATCGCCGGGGGCACGGGCTGT is from Spirosoma taeanense and encodes:
- a CDS encoding aldo/keto reductase: MEYRKLGESDLSVSVITFGAWAAGGWMWGGTERKEAVDAIRAAYDLGVTSIDTAPIYGQGTSEEIVGEAIKGISRDKVQILTKYGMRWDLAKGDFGFKSQDNQGNPIDVYKYSGKESLIKECEDSLKRLGTDYIDLYQMHWPDKTTPIEESMEAVLRLIEQGKVRQAGVSNYNVSQMQQAESVLKLSANQVPFSMLNRGIEDELVPYCLEHNKAILAYSPMERGLLTGKIKPGHQFAEGDHRANYRFFKEKNIEETDRFLQAIKPLADSKNASLSQLVIRWTIERPGITVALVGARNAEQAVQNAKAVDIQLSADELKFINQQLGELELV
- a CDS encoding SDR family NAD(P)-dependent oxidoreductase; protein product: MLQKTKGNVVKAGSEAGHMGEPQAAPYGGTKGLAIEQAHFGVRSNIVAPGPVDTAWTHASTGPMSPEMEKSTTAGTLMGRRGTPEEIANVYLFVASDEASYVTGAIYYVDGGTTIARGPMGEKAADSMKKEPQGELDLQHSMDGNTSVNG
- a CDS encoding cellulase family glycosylhydrolase codes for the protein MRFWITLVLVAFFLNTHAQTMTVKGRFLYTAADEKVVLRGINEMFIWSKDHTGASILPEIAKTGANACRLVWTTQGEPRQLDRLIGNCIRHKMIPIVELHDATGDWSKLQRCLDYWQRDDVKAVMARHKKWVLLNIANEVGHVTRPDTFRLAYTNAVSQLRQAGYEVPLLIDASTWGQDETSILQTWSAIRNADSLKNCMFSVHTYWRQNAQTRLDNLIRRVIADEIPLLFGEAPQPKVGQTCSTDFPYVSLMQQSQQNGIGWLVWSWGAVNNGDCGRPNSAFDITTDGRYGNWEHPWNRDVVIDNPYSIQKTAVRPASILKQSD
- the ypfJ gene encoding KPN_02809 family neutral zinc metallopeptidase; the encoded protein is MRWIGGRESGNVEDRRGSGGGGLLVGGGIGTVVVALIVMLLGGDPSEILNQRSSSQSAAQAPTGPQSDDAAASFTRKVLASTEDVWTKLFAEQGSQYRKPTLVMFRGVTQSGCGTAQDAMGPFYCPLDQKVYIDLSFYDELAQRFQAPGDFAMAYVVAHEIGHHVQKQLGIMDQTDALRQRLSRTEYNRVSVRLELQADFFAGVWAHHAQGQSITLDANDVESALTAANAIGDDRIQQQTQGRVVPDAFTHGSSAQRVYWFKKGLKTGDLSQGDTFNSREDADLQ
- a CDS encoding GRP family sugar transporter, whose translation is MFVIHQPAVAICFCLLTMLFWGSWTNAQKFVTKTAPLYVFYRDYVYGILAASLLLAFTLGSFGSQGRSVPEDIQQAEGRSILLALAGGIAFNVGNRLLTVGISMAGIAIAMPVGTGLSLAIGLVVNYLAEPKGSVALLSLGGGAIIAAMIFSALAYKTKQEGADDADSSSNGNRGIWIALAGGLAAGFFFRLVSEAIATDLIRPEAGLLTTYTGFALFAIGLNLCNPLVEWLVRKFVLPDEDGQPDYRHVGRREHLAGLGGGLIWGLGMSTLLLGAKQAGDAVSYGLSQGATIVSVLWGLFAWHEFKDAPAKANRYLWLMGGSYVAGLVLIVLARSGG